A single region of the Vanacampus margaritifer isolate UIUO_Vmar chromosome 13, RoL_Vmar_1.0, whole genome shotgun sequence genome encodes:
- the nipa1 gene encoding magnesium transporter NIPA1 — protein MLSDSDPSGVSKPTVGIAIAVISSFINGSTFVLQKKGILRSRERGVSYLKDVVWWSGTLSMVVGQIGNFLAYNAAPAVIVTPLGALGVLFGAVLASRILKERLNVLGKLGCVATCCGSAVLVLHAPTSESVTSARQLEARLADPVFVTYVLLVALALAVLIRRTAPAGVPSSIGAYVAICSLLGSFTVPCSKSLGLAAREVLSGGPAWRALALFLALLATLGASVLLQLFYINKALEAFGSHVFEAVYYAAFTAAALVSSALLFREWTALTAADWLAALCGLATVCVGVALLRISQEASLTRKQMKKAQ, from the exons ATGTTGTCAGACTCGGACCCGAGTGGCGTCTCAAAGCCAACTGTTGGCATAGCGATCGCAGTTATTTCCAGTTTCATCAACGGCTCGACGTTTGTGCTGCAGAAGAAGGGGATATTACGCTCGCGAGAACGAG GTGTTTCGTACTTGAAAGATGTTGTGTGGTGGAGCGGCACGCTGTCCA TGGTCGTAGGTCAAATTGGGAATTTCCTGGCTTACAACGCGGCCCCCGCCGTCATAGTCACGCCACTGGGAGCACTTGGAGTTCTATTCGG AGCCGTGCTGGCCTCCCGCATCCTGAAGGAGCGTTTAAACGTTTTGGGCAAACTGGGCTGCGTGGCGACCTGCTGCGGTTCGGCCGTGCTGGTGCTGCACGCGCCCACCTCGGAGAGCGTGACGTCAGCACGCCAGCTGGAGGCCAGGCTGGCAGATCCGG TGTTTGTGACCTACGTGCTCCTGGTGGCGCTCGCTCTGGCGGTGCTGATTCGACGGACGGCCCCCGCCGGCGTCCCGTCTAGCATTGGGGCGTACGTGGCCATCTGCTCCCTGCTGGGAAGCTTCACGGTTCCCTGCAGCAAGAGCCTGGGCCTGGCGGCGCGTGAAGTCCTCTCGGGCGGCCCGGCCTGGAGGGCCCTCGCCCTGTTCTTGGCCCTGCTGGCCACGCTGGGGGCCAGCGTCCTGCTGCAGTTGTTCTACATCAACAAGGCCCTGGAGGCGTTCGGCTCGCACGTGTTCGAAGCCGTGTACTACGCCGCCTTCACGGCGGCGGCGCTGGTGTCGTCGGCGCTGCTGTTCAGGGAGTGGACGGCGTTGACGGCGGCCGACTGGCTGGCCGCGCTGTGCGGCTTGGCCACGGTGTGCGTGGGCGTCGCCCTGCTGCGGATTTCGCAGGAGGCCTCGCTCACCAGGAAGCAAATGAAGAAGGcacagtga
- the LOC144062180 gene encoding melanoregulin, translating into MGAYLTLCCCHFYLKHKRDKKKALLRLHTAKAPKSPEHLSSESSDGDAEDGEIPAGQRVDSRPPPVTQQSPRTNKGAASSSRRESDRELQAFISMRNQVDKATEEWEQLNYDIHTLRYARREVRARWRKILLQLGYQSEVDALLHVHKKSDLNGDQESLARATQLLTHLLEHTSLFPAGTGHRTRYLYVMDRLLALDSAEDFVRVAVEKYPKRQDG; encoded by the exons ATGGGCGCCTACTTGACTCTGTGCTGCTGCCACTTCTATCTGAAGCACAAAAGAGACAAGAAAAAAGCGCTTTTGCG CTTGCACACTGCGAAAGCTCCCAAGAGCCCGGAGCATCTGTCCAGCGAATCCAGTGACGGCGACGCAGAGGACGGAGAGATTCCCGCTGGCCAGCGGGTCGACAGCAGGCCTCCGCCGGTCACGCAGCAAAGCCCGAGGACAAATAAAGGCGCCGCCTCATCCAGCAGAAGGGAATCGGACCGAGAGCTGCAGGCTTTCATCAGCATGAGGAATCAGGTTGACAAGGCCACAGAG GAATGGGAACAGCTGAATTATGACATCCACACGCTGCGCTACGCCCGGCGAGAAGTCAGAGCCCGATGGCGGAAAATCCTGCTGCAATTAG GTTATCAGTCTGAGGTGGACGCTTTGTTGCACGTCCACAAGAAAAGCGACTTGAATGGAGACCAGGAGAGTCTCGCCAGAGCTACTCAACTCTTGACCCACTTGCTGGAACACACGTCCCTGTTCCCTGCAGGAACAGGACATCGGACCAGATACCTCTATGTTATg GACCGCCTGCTGGCCCTGGACAGCGCCGAAGACTTTGTCAGAGTGGCTGTGGAAAAATATCCGAAGAGACAAGATGGCTGA
- the nipa2 gene encoding magnesium transporter NIPA2 isoform X1 yields MECSVKAVNSSSEPNWTFCGENGVWLDLSCASSQQRLLRCLVVDVTPEKNDSSSNSSSSTSGLGMAQDHGMYDFYIGLALAVSSSIFIGGSFILKKKGLLRLARKGSMRAGQGGHAYLKEWLWWAGLLSMGAGEAANFAAYAFAPATLVTPLGALSVLVSAVLSSYFLSERLNLHGKLGCLLSVLGSTTMVIHAPKEEEISSLEDMEQKLVDPGFFIFALAVVLMVLLLILAVAPRHGQTNILVYISICSLIGSLSVSCVKGLGIAIKEALGGVNVARAPLAWLLLLGLVACVSTQINFLNKALDIFNTSLVTPIYYVFFTTSVLTCSAALFKEWRHMGAADIIGTLAGFLTIVVGIFLLHAFKDVSVSFSLATLAAAVRKDQRSVNGADVNGVPSTYQLLRSNDVDEEREAPFDTVSRRNGSLAAS; encoded by the exons ATGGAGTGCAGCGTTAAAGCGGTGAACTCGTCGTCGGAACCGAATTGGACTTTTTGTGGCGAAAATG GCGTGTGGCTGGACTTGAGCTGCGCCTCGAGCCAGCAGAGACTTCTTCGCTGCCTGGTCGTCGATGTAACGCCGGAGAAAAAcgacagcagcagcaacagcagcagcagcacgtcCGGCCTCGGGATGGCTCAGGACCACGGCATGTACGACTTCTACATCGGCCTGGCTCTGGCCGTCAGCTCCAGCATCTTCATCGGAGGCAGCTTCATCCTCAAGAAGAAGGGCCTGCTGCGTTTGGCCAGGAAGGGATCCATGCGAGCCG GTCAGGGCGGCCATGCTTATCTGAAGGAGTGGCTTTGGTGGGCTGGTTTACTTTCAA TGGGTGCGGGTGAAGCCGCCAACTTTGCAGCGTACGCCTTCGCACCCGCCACTCTGGTCACACCTCTGGGCGCCCTCAGCGTGCTGGTCAG CGCGGTGCTGTCATCGTACTTCCTGAGCGAACGCTTGAACCTTCACGGCAAACTGGGCTGCCTGCTCAGTGTGCTGGGTTCCACCACCATGGTCATACACGCCCCCAAAGAGGAGGAGATCAGCAGCCTGGAGGACATGGAGCAAAAGCTGGTCGACCCAG GCTTCTTCATCTTCGCCTTGGCGGTGGTGCTGATGGTGCTGCTGCTGATCTTGGCGGTGGCCCCGCGCCACGGCCAGACCAACATCCTGGTGTACATCAGCATCTGCTCGCTCATCGGCTCGCTGTCCGTGTCGTGCGTCAAGGGCCTGGGCATCGCCATCAAGGAGGCGCTGGGCGGCGTCAACGTGGCGCGCGCCCCCCTGGCCTGGCTCCTCCTACTGGGCCTGGTGGCCTGCGTGAGCACGCAGATCAACTTCCTCAACAAGGCGCTGGACATCTTCAACACCTCGCTGGTGACGCCCATCTACTACGTCTTCTTCACCACCTCGGTGCTGACCTGCTCGGCGGCGCTCTTCAAGGAGTGGCGGCACATGGGCGCGGCCGACATCATCGGCACGCTGGCCGGCTTCCTCACCATCGTGGTGGGCATCTTCCTGCTGCACGCCTTCAAGGACGTCAGCGTCAGCTTCAGCTTGGCCACGCTGGCCGCCGCCGTGCGCAAGGACCAGAGGAGCGTTAACGGCGCCGACGTCAACGGCGTGCCATCCACGTACCAGCTCCTACGCAGCAATGACGTAGACGAGGAGCGCGAGGCGCCGTTCGACACCGTCTCCAGGCGCAACGGGAGCCTGGCGGCGTCGTAG
- the nipa2 gene encoding magnesium transporter NIPA2 isoform X2 — protein MAQDHGMYDFYIGLALAVSSSIFIGGSFILKKKGLLRLARKGSMRAGQGGHAYLKEWLWWAGLLSMGAGEAANFAAYAFAPATLVTPLGALSVLVSAVLSSYFLSERLNLHGKLGCLLSVLGSTTMVIHAPKEEEISSLEDMEQKLVDPGFFIFALAVVLMVLLLILAVAPRHGQTNILVYISICSLIGSLSVSCVKGLGIAIKEALGGVNVARAPLAWLLLLGLVACVSTQINFLNKALDIFNTSLVTPIYYVFFTTSVLTCSAALFKEWRHMGAADIIGTLAGFLTIVVGIFLLHAFKDVSVSFSLATLAAAVRKDQRSVNGADVNGVPSTYQLLRSNDVDEEREAPFDTVSRRNGSLAAS, from the exons ATGGCTCAGGACCACGGCATGTACGACTTCTACATCGGCCTGGCTCTGGCCGTCAGCTCCAGCATCTTCATCGGAGGCAGCTTCATCCTCAAGAAGAAGGGCCTGCTGCGTTTGGCCAGGAAGGGATCCATGCGAGCCG GTCAGGGCGGCCATGCTTATCTGAAGGAGTGGCTTTGGTGGGCTGGTTTACTTTCAA TGGGTGCGGGTGAAGCCGCCAACTTTGCAGCGTACGCCTTCGCACCCGCCACTCTGGTCACACCTCTGGGCGCCCTCAGCGTGCTGGTCAG CGCGGTGCTGTCATCGTACTTCCTGAGCGAACGCTTGAACCTTCACGGCAAACTGGGCTGCCTGCTCAGTGTGCTGGGTTCCACCACCATGGTCATACACGCCCCCAAAGAGGAGGAGATCAGCAGCCTGGAGGACATGGAGCAAAAGCTGGTCGACCCAG GCTTCTTCATCTTCGCCTTGGCGGTGGTGCTGATGGTGCTGCTGCTGATCTTGGCGGTGGCCCCGCGCCACGGCCAGACCAACATCCTGGTGTACATCAGCATCTGCTCGCTCATCGGCTCGCTGTCCGTGTCGTGCGTCAAGGGCCTGGGCATCGCCATCAAGGAGGCGCTGGGCGGCGTCAACGTGGCGCGCGCCCCCCTGGCCTGGCTCCTCCTACTGGGCCTGGTGGCCTGCGTGAGCACGCAGATCAACTTCCTCAACAAGGCGCTGGACATCTTCAACACCTCGCTGGTGACGCCCATCTACTACGTCTTCTTCACCACCTCGGTGCTGACCTGCTCGGCGGCGCTCTTCAAGGAGTGGCGGCACATGGGCGCGGCCGACATCATCGGCACGCTGGCCGGCTTCCTCACCATCGTGGTGGGCATCTTCCTGCTGCACGCCTTCAAGGACGTCAGCGTCAGCTTCAGCTTGGCCACGCTGGCCGCCGCCGTGCGCAAGGACCAGAGGAGCGTTAACGGCGCCGACGTCAACGGCGTGCCATCCACGTACCAGCTCCTACGCAGCAATGACGTAGACGAGGAGCGCGAGGCGCCGTTCGACACCGTCTCCAGGCGCAACGGGAGCCTGGCGGCGTCGTAG